Proteins encoded in a region of the Mucilaginibacter sabulilitoris genome:
- a CDS encoding ABC transporter permease codes for MLKSYIVIAFRNIRRNLSYAFLNVFGLTLGIAACLIIFLIVRNELGYDAYNSKANRTYRVTLHALDFNSNVSLAIIPAMRIDFPELEATTQVFFMRDGVVKVGDNRYSEKNYAFGDEQINKVFDYQWLAGDPNTALRQPNSVVLTETIAQKYFDKSNAMGQLINLDNDLNLKVTGVIKDLPGNTSMPLNFLVSLQTISKRLEGAMHFWAIPGGSYAYIVVPPNYSIRQLQKKMPGFVKKNFGNDIAKAAVMPLQPLKDIHFDQRYINNITTPTSRDTYWALIGVALLIIITACINFINLATAQAIRRSKEVGVRKVLGATRQQLIRQFMGETTVLVLISVILGVLLSAAFLAEAGKWMSITIDAGQLLQPVVIGWIASITLLVILLAGLYPSFIQSAFQPVDSLKNKVSVSAKGLTLRKGLVIAQFSISQILIVGTLIVAHQMDFFQNQDLGFSKEAVVSIGLPDVAKREVFEQQLESYPGVKEVSFSSGAPSYNSSFTSFSSPELGLTKDDVTEVKYIDEKYTDMFQLKMLAGQKIWKKNPKDTLHSIVINETMMQKLGFQDPQKAINKHVTLNGDQQSIIVGVMKDFQSESKHKKRRACVLEYNADRLFMAGIRMQPAGMNKTIGYIGKQWSKLFPDNLFRYEFIDEHIAAMYKQEQKVYTAFQLFSYIAILIGCLGLYGLIAFAASQRTKEVGIRKVLGASVYSIVNLFTREFIFLIGIAFLVAAPLGYYIMHTWLQNFAYHISIGPGIFIVAIAASAIIAAITIAYQAIKAALINPVKSLRNE; via the coding sequence ATGTTAAAGAGTTATATAGTTATTGCTTTCAGAAATATCCGGCGTAACCTGAGTTATGCTTTCCTGAATGTTTTTGGGCTTACCCTGGGTATTGCCGCCTGTCTGATTATTTTTTTAATTGTAAGGAACGAGCTTGGCTATGATGCCTACAACAGTAAGGCAAACCGCACCTACAGGGTAACCCTGCACGCGCTCGATTTTAACTCTAACGTATCATTGGCCATCATACCGGCCATGCGTATCGACTTTCCCGAACTGGAGGCCACCACCCAGGTATTTTTCATGCGCGATGGAGTGGTTAAAGTAGGCGATAACCGTTACAGCGAAAAAAACTATGCCTTTGGCGATGAACAGATCAACAAGGTTTTTGACTATCAATGGCTGGCCGGCGATCCTAATACCGCGCTCCGGCAACCCAACAGCGTGGTACTTACCGAAACCATTGCCCAAAAATACTTTGATAAAAGCAATGCCATGGGGCAGCTGATCAACCTCGATAACGATTTAAACCTTAAGGTTACCGGCGTAATTAAAGATTTGCCCGGCAATACCAGTATGCCCCTGAACTTTTTGGTATCGCTGCAAACCATTAGTAAACGGCTGGAGGGCGCCATGCACTTTTGGGCAATTCCCGGCGGTAGTTATGCCTATATTGTTGTTCCGCCTAATTATTCTATCCGCCAGCTTCAAAAAAAGATGCCCGGTTTTGTTAAAAAGAACTTTGGTAATGATATTGCCAAAGCTGCCGTTATGCCATTACAGCCTTTAAAGGATATCCATTTCGATCAGCGTTACATCAATAATATTACAACACCTACATCAAGGGATACTTACTGGGCGCTGATAGGGGTGGCCCTGCTTATTATCATTACGGCCTGTATCAACTTTATAAACCTTGCAACGGCACAGGCCATCAGGCGTTCAAAAGAGGTGGGGGTGCGTAAGGTTTTGGGCGCTACCCGTCAGCAACTCATCAGGCAGTTTATGGGCGAAACCACGGTGCTGGTGCTTATATCGGTGATATTGGGTGTGCTCCTGAGTGCTGCTTTCCTGGCCGAGGCAGGGAAGTGGATGTCGATCACCATTGATGCAGGGCAACTGCTGCAACCCGTAGTAATAGGATGGATTGCCAGTATAACCTTGCTGGTTATTTTGCTGGCTGGTTTGTATCCATCTTTTATCCAGTCGGCGTTTCAGCCCGTCGATTCCCTGAAAAACAAGGTAAGTGTTTCAGCTAAAGGGCTAACGCTGCGCAAAGGCCTGGTAATTGCCCAATTCTCTATATCGCAGATATTGATCGTGGGCACGCTGATAGTAGCCCATCAGATGGATTTTTTTCAAAACCAGGACCTTGGTTTTAGTAAAGAAGCGGTTGTTTCTATCGGGCTTCCTGATGTTGCCAAACGGGAGGTTTTTGAACAGCAACTGGAAAGTTACCCGGGCGTAAAGGAAGTTAGTTTTTCATCGGGTGCACCAAGTTATAATAGTTCGTTCACCAGTTTTTCTTCGCCCGAGCTTGGGCTCACAAAAGACGATGTAACGGAAGTAAAGTACATTGACGAGAAATACACCGATATGTTTCAGCTCAAAATGCTGGCCGGACAGAAAATTTGGAAAAAGAATCCCAAGGATACGCTACACAGTATTGTGATCAACGAAACCATGATGCAGAAGCTGGGTTTCCAGGACCCGCAAAAAGCAATAAACAAGCATGTAACACTAAACGGCGACCAGCAATCAATCATCGTTGGCGTGATGAAGGATTTTCAAAGCGAATCGAAACATAAAAAACGCCGGGCCTGTGTTTTGGAATATAATGCCGACAGGCTATTTATGGCCGGTATCCGTATGCAGCCGGCAGGTATGAACAAAACCATTGGTTATATTGGTAAACAATGGTCAAAGCTGTTTCCTGATAACTTGTTCCGGTACGAATTTATTGATGAACATATTGCCGCCATGTATAAACAGGAGCAAAAAGTATATACCGCTTTTCAGTTGTTTTCCTATATCGCCATTTTAATAGGTTGTTTGGGTTTATATGGGCTAATTGCTTTTGCAGCCTCACAACGTACCAAAGAGGTAGGCATCCGAAAGGTGCTGGGTGCATCTGTGTACAGTATTGTAAACCTGTTTACCAGGGAGTTTATATTTTTAATTGGCATTGCCTTCCTGGTGGCGGCGCCGCTTGGTTATTACATTATGCATACCTGGCTCCAGAATTTTGCCTATCACATTAGTATAGGGCCGGGAATATTTATTGTGGCCATAGCTGCGTCGGCAATTATAGCAGCTATTACAATTGCTTACCAGGCTATAAAAGCAGCATTAATTAACCCTGTGAAAAGTTTAAGAAACGAATAG
- a CDS encoding ABC transporter permease has translation MIRNYIKTAIRSLLKNKGFTVINILGLALGLATCLLIVLYVVDELSYDRYNTKADRIYRVNEDLKLGDNKVEYAVCMPPLAKTLKTEYPYVENTVRLKNAGTSHVKKGSLNISENRVAFADPSLFDVFTLPMINGNPSSALAEPNSVVITETTALKYFNSTNVVGKTLLFNDNTLCKVTGVIKDIPKQSHFNFDFFISMSSFPDSRSNEWLRSDYNTYVLLKDASDAKKLEGAFPEFLKKYSGAQMLDQLNMSVDAFEKSGSYFRMNLIPLTAIHLHGHLSGELGANTTTQYIYIFSAIGIFILLIACVNFMNLSTARSSNRACEVGVRKVLGSPRKYLILQFLTESTLLTLLATIIAFLSTLLLLPAFNQLSGKEILITAQSLTWILPVLLFIVIFIGALSGSYPAFYLSAFQPVDVLKGKLTAGFKGGRLRSFLVVFQFSISIILIIGTLVVYNQLNYIQTKNLGYNRSQVLIVQNISELNTQAKIFKQEVKAIPGVINATMTGFLPTSHWSNTSIYFRDASLDQKRSIFPQSWDIDEDYMNTLDMKMAAGRSFSRDMQTDSSGIVLNEAAAKFLGFKDPLNKTIYRNQGGKHTLDNVKPYHIIGVVKNFNFSSLRDVVEPVVMTLGENNGALSIRVNTANLPALLSQIKDKWKNLSPNVQINYSFMDQEFDASYRSEQLTGKVAIILTSLAILIACLGLFGLAAYAAEQRTKEIGIRKVLGASVSAITGMLSKDFIKLVFIAILISSPLAWYLMSKWLQGFAYRIDISWWVLALAGIIALLIAIITVSFQSIKAAMANPVDSLKNE, from the coding sequence ATGATCAGGAATTATATAAAAACAGCCATCAGGAGCCTTTTAAAAAACAAGGGGTTTACCGTTATCAATATCCTTGGCCTGGCCTTGGGGCTGGCTACCTGCCTGTTAATTGTTTTATATGTAGTTGACGAACTAAGCTACGACAGGTATAACACTAAAGCCGATAGAATATACCGTGTTAACGAAGATCTGAAACTGGGCGACAATAAAGTTGAATATGCCGTGTGCATGCCTCCGCTCGCTAAAACCCTGAAAACAGAATATCCATACGTTGAAAACACAGTAAGGTTAAAAAATGCGGGTACGTCGCATGTAAAAAAGGGCAGCCTGAATATATCCGAAAACAGGGTAGCCTTTGCCGATCCTTCCTTGTTTGATGTGTTTACCCTGCCCATGATCAATGGTAATCCGTCATCGGCGCTGGCAGAGCCCAACAGCGTTGTAATTACCGAAACCACTGCCTTAAAATATTTTAACAGCACCAATGTTGTTGGTAAAACCCTGTTGTTTAATGATAATACACTGTGTAAGGTAACCGGTGTAATAAAAGATATCCCTAAGCAATCACATTTTAATTTCGATTTTTTTATATCGATGTCTTCCTTTCCCGACAGCCGCTCAAATGAATGGCTACGGAGCGATTATAATACCTACGTTTTGTTAAAAGACGCTTCAGATGCAAAAAAACTGGAGGGCGCTTTCCCCGAATTCTTAAAAAAATACAGCGGCGCGCAAATGCTTGACCAACTCAATATGAGTGTCGATGCGTTTGAAAAAAGCGGCAGTTATTTCAGAATGAATTTAATCCCGTTAACGGCCATACACCTGCATGGCCATCTGAGCGGCGAACTTGGAGCCAATACAACAACACAATACATTTATATATTTTCGGCCATCGGCATATTTATACTTTTAATTGCCTGCGTAAATTTCATGAACCTTTCTACCGCGCGTTCATCAAACCGTGCATGCGAGGTTGGGGTGCGCAAGGTATTAGGATCGCCACGCAAATACCTGATTTTGCAATTTTTAACCGAGTCGACCCTGTTAACGTTATTGGCCACCATTATAGCTTTTTTGTCGACGTTACTTTTGCTGCCTGCATTTAACCAGTTATCGGGCAAGGAGATACTGATCACCGCGCAATCTCTTACGTGGATATTACCTGTATTGTTGTTCATTGTCATATTTATAGGTGCGCTATCCGGCTCATATCCTGCGTTTTACCTTTCCGCTTTTCAACCGGTTGATGTATTAAAGGGCAAATTGACGGCAGGGTTTAAAGGGGGCAGGCTCAGGAGCTTTTTAGTGGTTTTCCAGTTCTCCATATCTATTATCCTTATCATTGGTACTTTGGTTGTTTATAATCAGCTAAATTATATCCAAACCAAAAATTTAGGGTACAACCGCAGCCAGGTACTTATAGTGCAAAATATATCTGAACTGAATACCCAGGCTAAGATATTTAAACAGGAAGTAAAGGCAATTCCGGGAGTTATCAACGCTACCATGACGGGTTTCCTCCCCACATCACACTGGAGCAATACGTCTATTTATTTCAGGGATGCATCGCTTGATCAAAAAAGATCAATATTTCCGCAAAGCTGGGATATTGACGAGGATTACATGAATACACTGGACATGAAGATGGCCGCGGGCCGCAGCTTTTCCAGGGATATGCAAACTGATTCGTCGGGCATAGTACTCAATGAAGCCGCTGCAAAATTTCTTGGTTTTAAAGACCCGTTAAATAAAACCATATACCGAAACCAGGGGGGTAAACATACGCTTGATAACGTAAAGCCTTACCATATTATAGGCGTGGTGAAAAACTTCAACTTCAGCTCATTACGTGATGTAGTAGAGCCCGTAGTAATGACTTTGGGAGAGAATAACGGCGCCTTAAGCATCCGGGTTAATACCGCAAACCTGCCAGCGCTTTTATCGCAAATAAAAGATAAATGGAAAAACCTGTCGCCAAATGTACAGATCAACTATTCGTTCATGGATCAGGAATTTGATGCCTCATACCGCAGCGAGCAACTTACCGGTAAAGTAGCCATTATACTCACCTCGCTGGCCATTTTAATAGCTTGCCTGGGTTTATTTGGTTTGGCCGCCTATGCTGCCGAGCAGCGCACAAAAGAGATCGGGATACGCAAGGTGCTGGGCGCCAGTGTATCTGCAATTACCGGCATGTTGTCAAAAGATTTTATAAAACTGGTATTCATAGCCATTTTAATATCCTCGCCCCTGGCCTGGTATTTAATGAGTAAATGGTTACAGGGTTTTGCCTATCGTATTGATATTTCATGGTGGGTGTTAGCGCTGGCGGGTATCATAGCGCTGTTGATCGCCATTATTACGGTGAGCTTTCAATCAATAAAAGCGGCTATGGCAAACCCGGTTGATAGTTTGAAGAATGAGTGA
- a CDS encoding ABC transporter ATP-binding protein gives MIKITNLEKFYRTEEVETIALNKLSIEIATGEFVAIMGPSGCGKSTLLNILGMLDDPDAGSYVFNDIEVAHFTERKRADLRKHNIGFVFQSFNLIDELTVFENVELPLIYTGVASAERVKRVEEVLDKMQIMHRRNHYPQQLSGGQQQRVAIARAVVNKPKLILADEPTGNLDSSNGNDVMELLTDLNEQGTTIIMVTHSEHDARYSHRIIRLLDGQSVMENIMV, from the coding sequence ATGATAAAAATTACTAATCTCGAAAAATTCTACCGTACAGAAGAGGTAGAGACCATAGCTTTAAATAAGCTATCTATTGAAATCGCGACCGGGGAGTTTGTGGCCATCATGGGGCCATCAGGCTGCGGCAAATCAACCCTGCTCAATATTTTGGGTATGCTTGATGATCCGGATGCCGGGAGCTATGTTTTCAACGATATTGAGGTTGCCCACTTTACCGAACGTAAACGTGCCGACTTGCGTAAGCACAATATCGGCTTCGTGTTCCAGAGCTTTAACCTTATTGATGAGCTAACCGTGTTTGAAAACGTGGAACTGCCATTGATATACACCGGTGTAGCATCGGCCGAAAGGGTAAAAAGGGTAGAGGAAGTGCTTGACAAAATGCAGATCATGCACCGCCGTAACCACTATCCGCAGCAGTTATCAGGTGGTCAGCAACAGCGTGTGGCGATTGCCCGTGCCGTGGTTAACAAGCCAAAACTGATACTGGCGGATGAGCCCACCGGTAACCTCGATAGCAGCAATGGTAACGATGTAATGGAACTGCTTACCGATTTGAATGAACAGGGGACTACCATAATCATGGTTACACATTCCGAGCATGATGCCCGTTACAGTCACCGTATTATACGTTTACTTGACGGCCAGAGTGTTATGGAAAATATCATGGTTTAA
- a CDS encoding ABC transporter permease — protein MFKNYIKTAWRNLINKKFYSAINIVGLTIGLAVGMLILLWVQDELSYDRFNSKTDQIYTVNASIGTGVSKQVWGGVPSPVAVYALKEVPGVVDAVRIVANYRYSVFRYKDKILKEEYRKLNYVDNSFFKIFDYKLLKGNVNNPFPNDQSVIITESAAKRYFGNEDPIGKTMLGDSKDPYVVSGVLADFPANSSISGDMLFSMNLKKKEYSGKDYWKSMDEDWGNYYTQTFLLVRPDASTKAIGEKLTQIHFKHHPGIKHTDGIFNLQPLAQIHLYNPDGSSAGIQIVKVFSFVAILILLIACINYINLSTARSMMRAKEVSVRKIIGAERKHLFIQFITETILCFAIALMLAFALIYAVMPVYNGIAGKQMHFDLFDARVWQVIAVTITATLVASSIYPALLLSSFKPINALKGKISGTGNAAFRKVLVVCQFAFSIGLIIGTIIINKQLNYIQQKQLGYDRAYVFGMQMHSMQDHYEAIKADLLNHPEITGVTTNDGNIINAQNTTSDTEWDGKDPDMSFLVHPYAIDKDYLNVFKIKLVSGENFTGAKSDSAHWILNETAIRLAGIKNPVGKRFKFHDTEGIIIGVVKDFHMASLKQAIEPVIFTYQPSTWQLFIKTTGKDAPTAIKTVEKLWKQYNSTFPFEYKFLDDDYNELYKSEQHTATLFDIFAGIAIFISCLGLFGLATYTAQVRVKEIGIRKVLGASVTNITAMLSKDFLMLVLIAIVIASPIAWYAMNKWLQDYAYRTELHWWILAIAGFSAILIAFITISFQAIKAALNNPVNSLRSE, from the coding sequence ATGTTTAAAAATTACATCAAAACCGCCTGGCGAAACTTAATTAACAAGAAGTTTTACAGCGCCATTAATATTGTAGGCCTTACCATTGGTTTGGCTGTAGGTATGCTCATTTTACTTTGGGTGCAGGATGAACTGAGCTATGACCGCTTTAACTCAAAAACCGACCAGATATATACGGTTAACGCCTCTATTGGCACAGGCGTGAGCAAGCAGGTATGGGGCGGTGTTCCCAGTCCCGTAGCCGTGTATGCTTTAAAGGAAGTTCCGGGGGTTGTTGACGCGGTACGGATAGTGGCAAACTACAGGTATTCTGTTTTCAGATATAAAGATAAAATATTGAAGGAAGAATATAGAAAACTCAATTATGTTGACAATTCGTTCTTTAAAATATTTGATTATAAACTGTTAAAAGGGAATGTAAATAACCCGTTCCCAAATGATCAATCGGTTATTATTACTGAGAGCGCTGCCAAACGTTATTTTGGAAACGAAGATCCTATTGGTAAAACCATGCTGGGCGACAGCAAAGATCCGTATGTGGTTTCGGGTGTACTGGCCGACTTTCCTGCTAATTCAAGTATCAGCGGCGATATGTTGTTTTCCATGAACCTGAAGAAAAAGGAGTACAGCGGTAAAGACTACTGGAAATCAATGGACGAGGATTGGGGTAATTACTATACCCAAACGTTTTTGTTGGTAAGGCCCGACGCCTCCACAAAGGCCATAGGCGAAAAGCTTACCCAAATCCATTTCAAGCATCATCCCGGAATAAAACATACAGATGGGATATTCAATCTCCAGCCGCTTGCGCAGATACATCTTTACAATCCCGATGGTTCCTCGGCCGGTATACAGATAGTAAAAGTATTTTCATTTGTGGCCATACTGATATTGCTGATAGCGTGTATCAATTACATCAACCTGTCAACAGCACGCTCCATGATGCGGGCCAAAGAAGTAAGTGTACGTAAAATAATAGGTGCCGAAAGAAAGCATTTATTTATACAGTTTATTACGGAAACCATATTATGCTTTGCCATCGCACTTATGCTGGCCTTTGCGCTTATATATGCGGTAATGCCGGTTTACAACGGTATTGCAGGCAAGCAAATGCATTTTGATTTGTTTGATGCCCGTGTGTGGCAGGTAATAGCCGTAACTATAACGGCTACGCTCGTAGCCTCAAGCATATACCCAGCATTGCTGCTTTCGTCATTTAAGCCCATTAACGCGTTAAAAGGTAAAATATCGGGAACCGGCAATGCTGCTTTCAGAAAGGTGCTGGTGGTTTGCCAGTTTGCGTTCTCGATCGGGCTCATCATCGGGACTATCATTATCAACAAACAGTTAAATTATATACAGCAAAAACAGTTGGGGTATGACAGAGCGTACGTTTTTGGTATGCAGATGCACAGTATGCAGGATCATTATGAAGCCATAAAGGCCGATTTGCTTAATCACCCCGAAATAACAGGCGTTACCACCAACGACGGCAATATTATAAATGCCCAAAATACAACCAGCGATACTGAGTGGGATGGCAAAGACCCTGATATGAGTTTCCTGGTGCATCCGTATGCTATTGATAAGGATTATTTGAATGTGTTCAAAATAAAACTGGTGAGCGGAGAAAATTTCACCGGGGCAAAATCAGATTCGGCGCATTGGATTTTGAATGAAACCGCTATTAGGTTGGCCGGTATTAAAAACCCCGTGGGCAAACGGTTTAAATTTCATGATACCGAGGGTATCATAATAGGCGTGGTAAAGGATTTTCACATGGCTTCATTAAAACAAGCCATCGAGCCTGTTATTTTTACTTACCAGCCAAGCACCTGGCAACTATTTATAAAAACAACCGGCAAGGATGCCCCTACAGCAATCAAAACGGTTGAGAAGTTGTGGAAGCAATATAATTCAACCTTTCCGTTTGAATATAAGTTTTTGGACGACGACTATAATGAGCTCTATAAATCAGAACAGCATACAGCTACGCTTTTTGACATTTTTGCCGGCATAGCCATATTTATATCATGTCTTGGCCTGTTTGGCTTGGCAACTTATACCGCGCAGGTGAGGGTTAAAGAAATAGGCATCCGTAAAGTACTGGGAGCAAGCGTTACCAATATCACCGCTATGCTTTCTAAGGATTTTCTGATGCTGGTGTTAATTGCCATTGTTATAGCATCGCCGATTGCCTGGTATGCTATGAATAAATGGCTGCAGGATTATGCCTACCGCACCGAGCTGCACTGGTGGATCTTAGCCATTGCAGGGTTTTCGGCCATATTGATTGCTTTTATTACTATAAGTTTTCAGGCCATTAAGGCGGCATTAAATAACCCGGTAAACAGCTTGCGGAGTGAGTAG
- a CDS encoding efflux RND transporter periplasmic adaptor subunit: protein MDRKLEKKTWNNKRILTIAGITGLIILVGAVIYSTSGKSKLDVDTERITISTITKGPFQEFIPVNGVVMPLTTIFLDATEGGVVEEKYVEDGADLKKGDPILRLSNTDLELSLANQETAVYAEQTQMQISHNNAQQNTITKLNTMADVENTFKEAERVYKLDKHLYEQKAIGLQEYQSAKNMYDYQVNRYKLAKQILSQDTALVKQQASQSKEQYAHMKTTLELMRQKVASLTLRANVDGQLTSMDAEVGQNKKQGEHLGQIDVQSGFKVRVDIDEHYLSRIYTGLKGDFQFADKTYNLIIKKVYTQVKATGSFQVDMQFVGEVPKGIRKGQTLQVRLALSEERVAVLVPKGGFYQQTGGNWIFKVSEDGKRAYKVNIQLGMTSPDYYVVTQGLNPGDKVITSSYETYGDIQELVLKK, encoded by the coding sequence GTGGATAGAAAACTTGAAAAAAAGACCTGGAACAATAAGCGGATATTAACAATTGCGGGCATAACAGGCCTTATTATATTAGTTGGGGCCGTAATTTACAGCACATCGGGCAAAAGCAAGCTCGATGTTGATACCGAACGTATAACCATAAGTACTATTACAAAAGGGCCTTTTCAGGAATTTATACCGGTAAATGGCGTGGTAATGCCCTTAACAACTATTTTCCTGGATGCTACAGAAGGCGGCGTTGTGGAAGAGAAATATGTGGAAGACGGAGCCGATTTGAAAAAAGGCGACCCGATACTAAGATTATCAAATACCGACCTGGAACTGAGCCTGGCCAACCAGGAAACTGCAGTATATGCCGAGCAAACCCAAATGCAGATATCGCATAACAACGCGCAGCAAAATACGATCACCAAGCTTAATACCATGGCCGATGTTGAAAATACCTTCAAAGAGGCCGAAAGGGTTTACAAACTGGATAAGCATCTTTACGAACAAAAAGCGATAGGTTTACAGGAATATCAGTCGGCAAAAAATATGTATGACTACCAGGTTAACCGGTACAAACTGGCTAAACAGATATTATCGCAGGATACAGCACTGGTTAAGCAACAGGCATCACAATCAAAAGAGCAATACGCGCATATGAAGACCACATTGGAATTGATGCGCCAGAAAGTTGCCAGCCTTACTTTAAGGGCAAATGTTGATGGTCAGTTAACATCAATGGATGCCGAGGTAGGCCAGAATAAAAAACAAGGCGAACATTTGGGCCAGATAGATGTGCAATCGGGCTTTAAAGTGAGGGTTGATATTGATGAACACTACCTGTCGCGCATATATACCGGTTTAAAAGGCGATTTTCAGTTTGCCGACAAAACCTATAATTTGATTATAAAAAAGGTATATACCCAGGTTAAGGCAACAGGCAGTTTCCAGGTTGATATGCAATTTGTAGGCGAAGTACCCAAAGGCATCAGAAAAGGGCAGACTTTACAGGTGAGGCTGGCACTGAGCGAGGAGAGAGTAGCGGTATTGGTACCTAAAGGCGGCTTTTATCAGCAAACAGGCGGCAACTGGATATTTAAAGTGAGCGAGGATGGTAAACGTGCCTATAAAGTTAATATACAGCTTGGAATGACAAGTCCTGACTATTACGTGGTAACCCAGGGTTTAAATCCGGGGGATAAGGTAATTACCTCAAGCTATGAAACTTATGGCGATATACAGGAACTGGTACTAAAAAAATAA